The Gossypium hirsutum isolate 1008001.06 chromosome D02, Gossypium_hirsutum_v2.1, whole genome shotgun sequence region TTCGATCTTAATATTTCTATTCATTTAgagtattttcataattttatttttattatattcttcATAAGAATCAAAATGAAGTggagaaatcaattttattttcaaaccctcaaatttactaaataaaagtttttcaataaataattattttttaattaatactgAGCTGATTactaaaggagaaaaagaaactCATGGAAGCTTTTGATGTCTCTACCAAACACCTTTGAAAAAGAagcaaagaaattataaaattgatgGTGAAATGTGAATTATGGAGAAGTGACTCATTTTTCTTCAAGTGAGgtgtcattcatatatatatatatatatatatattagcggTCTAATTAGATAATCATCTATAATTTGAAGTAGTTAAGtacaattatcaatataataGTAAGTAAAAATATCGTAGAAGTctctatattaaaaattaaattatattttttatttaaaaaatgagtaaattagtctatGTATGTTAGACTAAAGAGTAGAtttctcattttgttaaaattttcaaaaactggTGTGTCTGATGAAATAACTAGACATTATACGTAGTGTTAATGTACAAGGATCAATTTTTAccatataaatagataaaaaattttaacagaatgattaacttactctttgatctaatgtatatgtaccaatttactcattttttagtgGAGAGGGCAAAATACATTCTAGCTCCTAGTACAAGAACCTCTATAGCATTTTTAGATCacaagtataattataaattacaaAGAACTAATATCCGATCaactaaaactaaaataactCAATATAAAGCATAATGTATTGAAAACTAGAATATATCTAAActtagattaaaataaatttagataaaatctACTCATAATAAAACTTAAACCCAGAATAATCTAAACACTTGAAAGTCTCGACTTTCACTTTTGTTAATACTACCAAAATCTTATCGACTAATAATCCATAATTCGAAATGAAAGTcgataaatttatgtttaaaatttttaaaatgatcaAATATTATATAGAAAAGTCCTAaaagaaaattatcaaaataatcccAAAAGATTCACTAAATCCTAAATCATCTTTCTAGAAGTATATATCTAAGTGGTTGATACCAAGAACATTATGGAGTTATACCTAATATTGTTTCTAGAACAATTAGTAGTTTAATTGGggggttttttttcttcttaaattaTGAGTTCAGCTTTTCATGAAATCAACATTCGAACTTCCTAGCTTCATCAAGGGGCGCTGTTCgataaataaattagtataaaGACACATGTTTTTcactatattaatatatatatactcaaaattAGTGGTGGAGTTAAAAAGGTAGGTAGTGACTTTGACCCggtaaaaatggtataattttataatctcttttaaaatttgttatatcCCTTTTAGAATATAACACGTGACTAGTTATGAGATAAACTAATAAAGACTTTCTGTGAACCTCCCGTGGATAATGAATCTTTATGGATAACCTATGGATCATTCATAGAGAACCCTTCGTAAACTGTCTGTGGATAACGAACCACTACAGATGGTTTGTGAACCTTCTAAACAGAGCGTTCGTGTGAGACTCTTCTATGAACTTCTAAGTAATCATCATTGAGAGTCCGCTGTAGATTCTTGTGGGGGACACATAGGTGTAACAACCTTGTACTACCTAGTACAACTCCAAGGATAAAGAATGTCAAAGTATGACCATGCAGCACGTCCCATGACGACAACAAACTTACAACGACCCTGCCACCTCGCCAGGTAAATAAAGAAAAaccttattaaaaaaattagctttttctttattgtattagCATTCGATTAAATCATAACATCAATCCAATCCTATAAATATTCACTTTATAAATGTAATTAATGAatgattaattatttataaattaataaaaaaaaatcgtaaataatagaatttaaacttaaaatccCACATTACCATTTCAACCAGgttttatttaattcttatataaatataatttttacatattttttaaactaaaaattgtTTAGAATCTAATATATAATAATCTCTTAACATCACTTATAACATTAAAAACTCTATTATGCAATTTCATAAAATTAGACTCTCTTTGATATAATTAGATTCCATGCATTGCTTGCCATGCAGCGagtgtgtttttttttatattatacaattatttgtatttgtattttcACTTGTTTATAATTTgttgtatataaattttaatacgaGCTTTCAGAATGAGAGAATCTCGTCGAAGTTCTTAGAAAATAAATCATACATGTTACATATAATGACTCGTCAAGAAATTTCATAATTTGTGTTTGATGAGATTTTAACTCATAATCGATAGCATACAAGACATTATTTGGGTGAGAAACTGAGAATAGCTCAAGTGATAACACTCTCACCCATTAATACACTATAAGGTTTAGGCATGAGTTCGAGTTAAAACATGCGCGATATGTATTATTTCTCCTATCAAGTACTCATTAAAATCATTATCGATGCCAGTTCAAGTATTCGGACTCtcatcaaaaatttttaaaaaaaatcccataaaattaatatcaaatcaATAAAAGATCCAACGGTCCGAACCAACATCACTTCATAATTTCTCCTCAAGTTATACATTAACCATATATAAAGACAAAATTAGAAAGATTTTTAAGCTAATAATAAACTATAACATCCTTCTCATTTTTCTCTGCATCTACCACCTAATTTTTTAAGAACAAGAAAACCCAAATTTCCTCTTATTTCATTTCCAAACTTCTAAAATCCAGGAAACCAGATTCCAACCCCAAGAAATCATAACCATTACCATTGTTCTTGCTCTTGCTCTTGCTTTTGTTCATGCTACTGCTCATGATTGGCTCTGTTGGGGGACTGATTCTCAAGTCCAAATTCAAGTCTGGGATTTTCTTcatctcatcatcatcatctttgtTGATGAATTCATTAGGGTTTTTAATATCATAATTGCTGTCTTCTTTGTTACCTTCATAATTAACGCCATTGCAACAGATTGCACTTGCAACATGACGTCCAGTGCTTTCATTGAGTTGCTTATGAGTCAAGGGATCGACCCCTCGGTTCAATAGCTTCCTTCTTATATGTGTGTTCCAGTAGTTCTT contains the following coding sequences:
- the LOC107908655 gene encoding MYB-like transcription factor 4 codes for the protein MGRSPCCEKAHTNKGAWTKEEDDRLIAYIRARGEGCWRSLPKAAGLLRCGKSCRLRWINYLRPDLKRGNFTEDEDELIIKLHSLLGNKWSLIAARLPGRTDNEIKNYWNTHIRRKLLNRGVDPLTHKQLNESTGRHVASAICCNGVNYEGNKEDSNYDIKNPNEFINKDDDDEMKKIPDLNLDLRISPPTEPIMSSSMNKSKSKSKNNGNGYDFLGLESGFLDFRSLEMK